The DNA sequence GATAAAGATAATCATATTTCTGAGGAGTACAACGAGGAAAACGCAATTGTATTAATTAGTTCGTCCGAAATTGAGTATACAAAACTAGGATCTCAAGAGAATAAATCCTTTGACCAGGTTTCTCAAGTCAAGAGATCTGTTAATTCAACACCTGGAATAGATCTGCCAGGATTCGTACGTACTAAAACCAAGAACTTAAGGGCCAGTCTTGGGCGCACATCATCCACTTCATCTTCTTTAGACCCTGTTTTACATAACGTAAATGAAGAAGAAGTCTCTAATTGCCTAACTGAAACCATGAATCACTGGATCTCTCTATATGGCAGCAAACCTAAAGATAATGTTTTAGAGGCAGCAATGATTTGGTTGGCACGTGATATATGGTCACACATAGATGGGACAGAGAATCGACCATTTACTTGGAAAGCGGCAACCTTGCAGATGAGCCAATACTGTAGTGGCTGGAAGAATCTTGAACCGAAATTTGATCGAATTATTGTATTAGCAGGGGTTCTCGAGGATCCATTTGCTACTCATACTCTTAAAAATAGAATTCCAACATTAGTTAGACGATTTGTAAATAGCTTTAAACGAAGGCATAACGTTACCTCCTTTCAAACATTGGAATCTACTATGACCATCCATGGAGCGCTCAAACTACTCGACCTTCCCACTGCGGCTGGAGCATCATTATCATTATCCACTATCCGTGATTCATATAAAGTAAAGGCAGTCGCTAATCATCCAGATGCCGGGGGATCGACAGAGACAATGAGACGAATCAATGAAGCCTATCAACTCCTAAAGGAACTCTACAGAAAGAAGTGAATCAACTGTCTTAGACTAGACTTAGTAGTAGACTAATAACAAGTCTAACCTAAGATTATAGAGTCTATTGCTGGGCTAGTCTGATATTGGTTAGACTCACAAGCCTCGCATGAGTCTAGTAATGAGTCTTATTGCGATAATCATCTGGTTCTCTTGAGATTAGATAAAAGCCTTTTCTTTTAAATAGAAATGTCAAATGCATGGTAAATGCCACCTTAATGAAAATAGAATTATGGTTAATTCCAATCGTATGGATATCCGTCCACTTTTTGTCCAAATAAAAAGGCATCTTCAAGACCTCTTTGTATAAAAGCGTTTTACTCTATGAGTAACTGTTATATATACAGTTACTCATAATCTAATTGCTCCAAAGAGAGGCTACCAAGAGCAACTACCTAACATTTATCTAGCTGGTATCAATTTAGACTTTTTGTAAGACTTAGGTTTAGACTCATAAGAGATAAGTGGGAAGCCTTGTTGATTAGATTCGAGGTTTTACTTTGAAACTCTGTACGAGTTCTTTCAGTATCCGATCATGAACAGGATTGATCTCTGTTTCCTTTAAGGTCTCCTTTTTCTTTCTATAGGTAAGCCTAAAAGCAAGACTAACTTCTCCGCTGTCAATATTCCCACCTTCATATCTGTCAATCAGTTCTACGCTTTCAAGAAGTGGGGTACCAGTTTTCATTATTTTTTTTATTATGTCTCCTGCTAGATACTCTTTAGATACAATTACAGCCATATCCCTTTGCATATGAGGCACAGTTGCAAATTCTTTAAATGATCTCAACCATTTGTTCCTCCTCGCTGCAGCTTCTAGCATTGCATCCATAGACACCTCGAAAAGAAATGTAGACCTATTTATATTTAATTTGTTGGCAAGCTCAGGGTTTATTTGTCCAAATACCCCAAATCTTTTTCCCTCAAGAATTAGTTCAGCTGATCTTCCTGGATGTAATCTTTCATCATTTCTCAATGGTCTATCTTCTACATTAATTTTTAGTCGGTCAGTTAACTGAGTTATTTTCCCTCGAGCAGTGTAGTAGTCCATATCCCTCTGCTTTCCCTCATTTGTCCATAATTCCATTGATCTATATCCCGTAATAGCTCCAGAAAGTATAGATTTTTGGTAAATTTCTTTTTTCTCAACCGTGTAAACATTACCTATTTCAAACACCCAGCATGCCTGTTTACCTGAATCTATATTTCTCTTGCAAACTTTAAGATGTTCTTCCCATAGATTTGTTCTTAAGTGACTTGTTTCTGTCAATAATGGATTTGATATTGCTACCATTTGTTCATTAGTTTCATCTTTTGGTACAAGTGAGAAAGACACAATTTCCTGTAATCCATTATTGATTAGGCAATTTCTAATCGTCCTTTCTAAGCTCTGCTTTGGTCTAAGATATCCTGGCTTTATAGGATCAGGTAAATTAGCGTCAAATTTATCATAGCCAATTAACCGTGCTATTTCTTCAATTAAGTCAATTTCTCTCTGTAAATCGTTAGATCTATTTGCTAATACAGATACTTTCCAACCTTCTTCTATACATTTGATTTCACATCCAACTTTCTTTAGAGAATTCTCTATTTCATTGTCAGTTAAATTTCGTTTTGTATAATTATTATCAGGCGGATCTTGTATTGAAGTTCTCTTATTTCCGCTTTTATTAGAACTTGTAACTTTTAAAGCTCCAAGTATATTATGTATTCTGTCTCTCCTTAATTTTATCTCATAATTGTTAGGCGTTAAATTCTTAGAAATAAATCCATCTGATACTCTACACTTAAAGCAATCATTGTATAACTCAACAGCTCTATTTACAGCTTTTAATGTTATTTGAGCTGAAATACCCTTTTCATATCTACTACTAGAATCGGTCCTAATACCGATCTTTCTAGACGATCTTCTTATTGATGTTGAAGTGAAAACGGCTCCTTCCAGCCAAATATTTTTAGTATGTTCATTTACAGACGAACTCTTGCCTCCTATTATACCAGCCACTGCTATTGCTTTATCACAGCATGTTATTACATGTGATTCATGATTTAACTCATACTCGTTATTATCTAGAGCCAATAATGTTTCTTTTGCTTTTGCCCTCCTCACTCCAAAGTCATTCTGTGTAACCTCTTTATCAGTTAAAATGTTTAACTTATCAGCATCAAAAGCGTGCAATGGCTGACCTTGTTCCAGCATAATATAGTTAGTTATATCTACAATTGCATTGATAGATCTAATTCCAGCTTTTTCTAGTCTATTTTTCAACCAAAGTGGAGATTTCTTTTTACCGTCTACTCCCTCTAAATAACTTAAGCTATATATTTCTTTAGATGATATTGCCTCTTCACTAAGGTCCTTTGGTTCAAATATTTTAAATTCG is a window from the Prochlorococcus marinus str. MIT 9211 genome containing:
- the pheT gene encoding phenylalanine--tRNA ligase subunit beta — encoded protein: MKASLSWLKELVDTSMDVAEIAEKLSISGFEVEEEIDLGLKVKGIVVGKVEEVLPHPNADKLKICRVDIGTKKSLQIVCGARNVRDGVHVLVATEGAYLQPINLKIKKSELRGVLSEGMICSLGEIGLESDTDGIEILEDSLLKIPEIGSSPRGILGMDDTILDLAITANRPDGMSMVGLARELSAITDSKLNLPKIKSLVEFKIFEPKDLSEEAISSKEIYSLSYLEGVDGKKKSPLWLKNRLEKAGIRSINAIVDITNYIMLEQGQPLHAFDADKLNILTDKEVTQNDFGVRRAKAKETLLALDNNEYELNHESHVITCCDKAIAVAGIIGGKSSSVNEHTKNIWLEGAVFTSTSIRRSSRKIGIRTDSSSRYEKGISAQITLKAVNRAVELYNDCFKCRVSDGFISKNLTPNNYEIKLRRDRIHNILGALKVTSSNKSGNKRTSIQDPPDNNYTKRNLTDNEIENSLKKVGCEIKCIEEGWKVSVLANRSNDLQREIDLIEEIARLIGYDKFDANLPDPIKPGYLRPKQSLERTIRNCLINNGLQEIVSFSLVPKDETNEQMVAISNPLLTETSHLRTNLWEEHLKVCKRNIDSGKQACWVFEIGNVYTVEKKEIYQKSILSGAITGYRSMELWTNEGKQRDMDYYTARGKITQLTDRLKINVEDRPLRNDERLHPGRSAELILEGKRFGVFGQINPELANKLNINRSTFLFEVSMDAMLEAAARRNKWLRSFKEFATVPHMQRDMAVIVSKEYLAGDIIKKIMKTGTPLLESVELIDRYEGGNIDSGEVSLAFRLTYRKKKETLKETEINPVHDRILKELVQSFKVKPRI
- a CDS encoding molecular chaperone DnaJ codes for the protein MKVSSSGNDGSRRISVDLPNEIIERFDELKQQWGLRRRGAVLERLLEELLCDEVDNVDGSGNSLSPEEGLETKSSIPFDKDNHISEEYNEENAIVLISSSEIEYTKLGSQENKSFDQVSQVKRSVNSTPGIDLPGFVRTKTKNLRASLGRTSSTSSSLDPVLHNVNEEEVSNCLTETMNHWISLYGSKPKDNVLEAAMIWLARDIWSHIDGTENRPFTWKAATLQMSQYCSGWKNLEPKFDRIIVLAGVLEDPFATHTLKNRIPTLVRRFVNSFKRRHNVTSFQTLESTMTIHGALKLLDLPTAAGASLSLSTIRDSYKVKAVANHPDAGGSTETMRRINEAYQLLKELYRKK